Proteins co-encoded in one Arachis hypogaea cultivar Tifrunner chromosome 13, arahy.Tifrunner.gnm2.J5K5, whole genome shotgun sequence genomic window:
- the LOC112736809 gene encoding membrane-associated protein VIPP1, chloroplastic isoform X2, translating to MQSYANAIISSFEDPEKILEQAVLEMNDDLTKMRQATAQVLASQKRLENKYKAAEQASEEWYRKAQLALQKGEEDLAREALKRRKSYADNASSLKAQLDQQKSVVDNLVSNTRLLESKIQEARSKKDTLKARAQSAKTSTKVSEMLGNVNTSGALSAFEKMEEKVMAMESQAEALGQLTSDDLEGKFAMLESSSVDDDLANLKKELSVGSKKGELPPGRSSTTSANTGIPFRDVEIERELDQLRQRAKDF from the exons ATGCAGTCGTACGCAAATGCAATCATTAGTTCATTTGAAGATCCGGAGAAGATATTGGAGCAAGCCGTGCTTGAGATGAACGATGACTTGACCAAAATGCGTCAAGCTACAGCACAA GTGTTGGCATCTCAAAAGCGGTTGGAAAATAAATACAAAGCAGCAGAACAAGCTTCTGAAGAGTG GTACCGTAAAGCACAACTTGCTCTTCAGAAAGGTGAGGAAGATCTTGCCCGTGAAGCACTTAAAAGACGCAAATCTTATGCA GATAATGCTAGTTCTTTGAAAGCCCAACTTGATCAACAAAAGAGTGTTGTTGACAATCTTGTCTCCAATACACGG CTTCTGGAGAGTAAGATACAGGAGGCGAGATCAAAGAAGGATACTCTGAAAGCAAGAGCTCAATCTGCAAA GACTTCAACCAAGGTGAGTGAGATGCTGGGAAATGTCAATACAAGTGGTGCTCTGTCTGCTTTTGAAAAAATGGAAGAGAAAG TGATGGCAATGGAGTCCCAAGCCGAAGCTCTTGGCCAGTTAACAAGTGATGATCTTGAAGGGAAG TTTGCAATGCTAGAGAGCTCATCAGTTGATGATGACCTTGCAAATCTGAAGAAAGAACTCTCTGTTGGCTCGAAG AAAGGAGAGCTTCCCCCTGGAAGAAGTAGCACAACTAGCGCCAACACCGGAATTCCATTTCGAGATGTTGAGATAGAAAGGGAGCTTGATCAATTGAGGCAAAGAGCAAAGGATTTTTAA
- the LOC112732502 gene encoding uncharacterized protein produces the protein MEYYGASSLEKEVIRPSSLQEAFLSRFVKDAKNNNVNTIDTDIDENQVNDEEIQPLPPTCGICTLPISVGNVFNNNHHCMHPPYYCHNCISRYLVYYARFVTAQNVHCPDLKCTVKLDPMAFKILIPENIFDKWFDTTVKSALLSMEYQCCCPFYSELVINECKDKSVRKVKCPNCKEFCLKCQVP, from the exons ATGGAGTATTATGGAGCTAGCTCCCTTGAGAAAGAGGTTATTCGACCTAGCTCCCTGCAAGAAGCATTCCTTTCAAGATTTGTCAAGGATGCAAAA aataataatgtAAATACCATTGACACTGACATTGATGAGAACCAAGTTAACGACGAAGAGATTCAGCCACTGCCACCAACATGCGGTATATGCACCCTCCCTATATCTGTCGGCAATGTcttcaacaacaaccaccatTGCATGCACCCTCCCTATTACTGCCATAACTGCATCAGCCGCTACCTCGTTTACTACGCCCGATTCGTCACTGCACAGAACGTCCATTGCCCTGACTTGAAATGCACCGTAAAGTTAGATCCAATGGCATTCAAGATTCTCATCCCCGAAAATATCTTCGATAAATGGTTTGATACAACAGTCAAATCGGCACTCCTTTCGATGGAGTATCAGTGTTGCTGTCCTTTCTACTCAGAATTGGTCATCAATGAGTGTAAAGATAAGTCTGTGAGAAAAGTGAAGTGCCCTAATTGTAAGGAGTTTTGCTTGAAGTGTCAAGTTCCTTGA
- the LOC112736809 gene encoding membrane-associated protein VIPP1, chloroplastic isoform X1 encodes MASKLHIFTGLPPAPFHYSSSSSTSLTKKPPLTTSFFGNGVVKLRGVKVVKPLRSSCSTNGGGALGTRMNLFDRFARVVKSYANAIISSFEDPEKILEQAVLEMNDDLTKMRQATAQVLASQKRLENKYKAAEQASEEWYRKAQLALQKGEEDLAREALKRRKSYADNASSLKAQLDQQKSVVDNLVSNTRLLESKIQEARSKKDTLKARAQSAKTSTKVSEMLGNVNTSGALSAFEKMEEKVMAMESQAEALGQLTSDDLEGKFAMLESSSVDDDLANLKKELSVGSKKGELPPGRSSTTSANTGIPFRDVEIERELDQLRQRAKDF; translated from the exons atggcgtcGAAGCTTCACATATTTACAGGATTACCCCCGGCGccatttcattattcttcttcgtcGTCTACCTCGCTAACCAAGAAACCTCCTCTCACCACTTCCTTCTTCGGCAACGGAG TTGTGAAGCTTAGAGGAGTGAAGGTTGTGAAGCCTCTGCGATCTTCCTGTTCCACGAATGGAGGTGGAGCTCTTGGTACTCGAATGAACCTGTTTGATAGATTCGCCAGAGTTGTGAAG TCGTACGCAAATGCAATCATTAGTTCATTTGAAGATCCGGAGAAGATATTGGAGCAAGCCGTGCTTGAGATGAACGATGACTTGACCAAAATGCGTCAAGCTACAGCACAA GTGTTGGCATCTCAAAAGCGGTTGGAAAATAAATACAAAGCAGCAGAACAAGCTTCTGAAGAGTG GTACCGTAAAGCACAACTTGCTCTTCAGAAAGGTGAGGAAGATCTTGCCCGTGAAGCACTTAAAAGACGCAAATCTTATGCA GATAATGCTAGTTCTTTGAAAGCCCAACTTGATCAACAAAAGAGTGTTGTTGACAATCTTGTCTCCAATACACGG CTTCTGGAGAGTAAGATACAGGAGGCGAGATCAAAGAAGGATACTCTGAAAGCAAGAGCTCAATCTGCAAA GACTTCAACCAAGGTGAGTGAGATGCTGGGAAATGTCAATACAAGTGGTGCTCTGTCTGCTTTTGAAAAAATGGAAGAGAAAG TGATGGCAATGGAGTCCCAAGCCGAAGCTCTTGGCCAGTTAACAAGTGATGATCTTGAAGGGAAG TTTGCAATGCTAGAGAGCTCATCAGTTGATGATGACCTTGCAAATCTGAAGAAAGAACTCTCTGTTGGCTCGAAG AAAGGAGAGCTTCCCCCTGGAAGAAGTAGCACAACTAGCGCCAACACCGGAATTCCATTTCGAGATGTTGAGATAGAAAGGGAGCTTGATCAATTGAGGCAAAGAGCAAAGGATTTTTAA